GTTTATTTAAGAATTCAACACACTGGAGGAAACAATGGGTGACGGTTCATTGTCCCAGGATGAAATAGATGCCCTATTACAGGGTGCTGATGATATGCTCTCTGGTACTGCCAGGGTACCGGCAGGTGACTTTGCACCTGCTCAGGCTGCTTTATCACCAGTAGAAAGAGAATCGGTAGCTGATTTTTTAAATAGCAGCATGGGCAGTGTAATGCCCGCATTATCCGGCTATTTGGGAAAGAATATAATAATTGGCAATGCCCTGGTGGAGGTAAAAAGTGCTGATCAGGTGCGTGCCGAATTCCCAAAGCAGTATGTGCAAATTGTAGTTAATTTTTCTGGGGGCGTGAATGGTAAGAACGTAATTCTATTATCAATGAATGATGCCGGGGTTATTTCCTCATTAATGATGGGAGATGATTCAGGTACACCACCTGGCACTCTGACTGAGGCTCATCAGAGTACATTGCAGGAATTTGTAAGTCAGATGATGTCCACTATTGCAACACAATTAAGTAATAAAATTGGTAAGGGTGTTAATACTACGGCTCCCGATTTAAAAGTTGTTCAGGGTAATATAGAAGTTCCAGGAACTCCAGATGTAGTAAAGGTAACCTATAACCTTACTATTCAAAATTTAATTAACTCCAAAATGTATCAACTGATGAATATTGAACTTGCAGGTGAAATTGCCCGTGGTGCTTATGTTCCGCAAATGCAACAGCCGGAATACAGGCCTGAGCCAGCACAGCCCAGAACAACTTCACAGGTGGGTATAAGCCCTGTTCGGTTCCCGCCATTGGGTGAAGGTATGCAATCAATTCCAACAGGCAACATTAATCTGCTACTTGATGTGCCCATGACGCTGACCGTGGAACTGGGTAGAACACGACAGCTGGTTAAAGATATATTGGGATTGGGTGAGGGTTCCATCATTGAGCTTGATAAATTGGCTGGTGAACCTGTTGACTTGCTTGTCAATGGTAAACTGATTGCCCGTGGTGAGGTTGTTGTTATTGATGAAAATTTTGGAGTTCGTGTAACTGATATCGTAAGCCCGGCAGAACGTATTGCCAAGATGCAGTCATAAACAGTTTTATAGCAACGGTAGTATTGTGTAGGGGTACTTAATGGAACGTGATATACCAATGATTGGTGATTATAGGAGTGTTATGAAAAAATTTTTTTACCATAGTGTTTTATTATGTCTCATTTTTATATTATGTCCCATTACCATGTACTATCGCCCCAATGATACTATGCTGTATGCAAAAGAAACCAAAACTGTTAAAGCAGTAAAGAATGATAAAGAAAAGAGCAGTGGGGAAAAAAGTAATGAGGTTGTTGATGTAAAGGAAAATGCTGCCCCAATAGCAGAAACTAAGGATGCTGATAAAAAAGACAATGAAGCGCAAAAAGGCGATTACTTATATAACTATGAGCAGCCTCAGGTTGAAGAGGAATCGTATATATGGCTTATTTTCAAAACTATCTTTGTGATGGGTGTGCTTATTGCAGGATTTTATTATTTTTTCAAGTTCATTACACAAAAAGTGGCAATAACAGCTATTGGCCAGGAGGTAATCACTATATTGTCGGTAGTACCACTGGGTCAGAATAAATTTTTACAGGTAGTGGATATTGCAGGAAGGGTATATGTGCTTGGTGTATCGGACAACAATATAAATTTGATTACTGAAATAAAAGATAAGGATGATATTGATAGAATACGGTTATTAAGTTCTAAATCAACGCCACCCAAACAAGGAGGTTTCCAGGAGTATCTGTCCACACAGTTGGGTAAGGTGCTTGATAAAATGAAAAATCCGGGGAGACCATCGCAGCGATTTACCACTGAAGAAAGAACAATTCATGATGATGTGCTGCTTTCATACAGGCAACGATTGAAGAAATTAAATGGTGATGATGAGTAAGATGGTATGAAAAGAATTAAAACTAAACATATAATTGTACTAATGATAACAATAGTAATGTTGTTTGGTATTGGTGTAATGTGTATAGATACAGCATTTGCCCAGAAAGCTGGCAATGTCAGAATGCCCATACCAAAGATAGGGTTTGATATTGAAGAGGCAAAAACACCCAAGGATGTGTCGCTAAGTCTGCAGATTTTATTCCTGCTCACTATTCTAACGCTGGCGCCTTCTATTATTATGATGATGACCTCATTTACCCGTGTTGTTATTGTGCTTGATTTTGTGCGCCGCGCACTATCGCTTCAGCAGATGCCCCCCACACAGGTTATTGTGGGACTTGCAATTTTCCTTACAATTTTTATTATGTCACCTACTCTTACCGAGATAAATGATAAAGCACTCCAGCCGTATCTTAAAGGGCAAATCAGCAACGAAGAATTTTACAATAGGGGTATGGAGCCATTGCGCAAATTCATGCTGAAGCAAACCCGTAAGAAAGATATAGCACTGTTTATTGAGCTTGCAAAATTAGAACGGCCAAAAACCGAAGATGATGTGCCAACGTATTGCCTTATTCCAGCGTTTATGATCAGTGAATTGAAACGAGCCTTTGAAATGGGTGTGTATATATTTATACCTTTTATAGTTATTGATATGATTGTGGCAAGTGCACTTATGGCAATGGGGATGATTATGCTTCCGCCTATCATGATTTCATTGCCGTTTAAGATTGTGCTTTTTGTGCTGGTGGATGGATGGAATCTGCTTACCTATGAGCTGGTGAAGTCATTTATGTAGGAGAAAATTATGACTGATGTTGAAGTAATAAAAATTTTACGCGAAGCATTGATGGTAACCATGGT
The sequence above is drawn from the Spirochaetota bacterium genome and encodes:
- a CDS encoding flagellar biosynthetic protein FliO, with translation MERDIPMIGDYRSVMKKFFYHSVLLCLIFILCPITMYYRPNDTMLYAKETKTVKAVKNDKEKSSGEKSNEVVDVKENAAPIAETKDADKKDNEAQKGDYLYNYEQPQVEEESYIWLIFKTIFVMGVLIAGFYYFFKFITQKVAITAIGQEVITILSVVPLGQNKFLQVVDIAGRVYVLGVSDNNINLITEIKDKDDIDRIRLLSSKSTPPKQGGFQEYLSTQLGKVLDKMKNPGRPSQRFTTEERTIHDDVLLSYRQRLKKLNGDDE
- the fliN gene encoding flagellar motor switch protein FliN, with protein sequence MGDGSLSQDEIDALLQGADDMLSGTARVPAGDFAPAQAALSPVERESVADFLNSSMGSVMPALSGYLGKNIIIGNALVEVKSADQVRAEFPKQYVQIVVNFSGGVNGKNVILLSMNDAGVISSLMMGDDSGTPPGTLTEAHQSTLQEFVSQMMSTIATQLSNKIGKGVNTTAPDLKVVQGNIEVPGTPDVVKVTYNLTIQNLINSKMYQLMNIELAGEIARGAYVPQMQQPEYRPEPAQPRTTSQVGISPVRFPPLGEGMQSIPTGNINLLLDVPMTLTVELGRTRQLVKDILGLGEGSIIELDKLAGEPVDLLVNGKLIARGEVVVIDENFGVRVTDIVSPAERIAKMQS
- the fliP gene encoding flagellar type III secretion system pore protein FliP (The bacterial flagellar biogenesis protein FliP forms a type III secretion system (T3SS)-type pore required for flagellar assembly.); its protein translation is MCIDTAFAQKAGNVRMPIPKIGFDIEEAKTPKDVSLSLQILFLLTILTLAPSIIMMMTSFTRVVIVLDFVRRALSLQQMPPTQVIVGLAIFLTIFIMSPTLTEINDKALQPYLKGQISNEEFYNRGMEPLRKFMLKQTRKKDIALFIELAKLERPKTEDDVPTYCLIPAFMISELKRAFEMGVYIFIPFIVIDMIVASALMAMGMIMLPPIMISLPFKIVLFVLVDGWNLLTYELVKSFM